The sequence CACGCGCGCGGGCGCGAACTCCGGCACGCCCATCGCGATGCGGTAGCGCCCGCCATCGAGCACGTCGACCACGTGCGTGCCGGCCGGGCTGTCGAGTTCGAAATGCGGGCCGCGCGCGGCGCCGTCGCGCACCAGCCAGGCCGCGACGCAGCGCGCGCCGTTGCCGCACTGCTGCGCCTGCGAGCCGTCGGCGTTGAAGATGCGATAGCGCGCGACCGCATGCGGGCTGCGAGGCGCTTCGATGGTGAGGATCTGGTCGCAGCCCACGCCCATGTGGCGATCGCCGAGCGCGCGGCACAGCGCCGCGTCCGGCGCGGGCTGGCCGTTGCGGAGGTCGACGACGACGAAATCGTTGCCGGCACCATGCATTTTCGTGAAGCGAACGCTGCGCCCGCCTGCGTCGTGCGGTTGGCTCATCGGGTCGTGCTCAGCGCGGCGTGCCGGGAGACCCATCGGTGTCATCCGCGGGCGGTGGCGGTGCCACGGTCGAGGGCGCGGGCGGCTGCGCCGAAGTCGAAGGCGCGGGCAGCACCGAGGGTTGCTGGACCGTCTGCGACGACCCCGTCGGATCGGCCGGCGCCGTCACGGTGGACGGCGCGGCGACGGCTTCCGAGGCCCGTTCGCCCGGTGTCGGCGGCGGGGCTTCCGACCGCGGTGCGAGCACCAGCGGCCCCTTGTTGCCGCAACCGGCGAGCGGAAGGGCAACGGCGATCAGGAATGCGAAGCGAAGCTTGGTCATGGGCGCAAGTGTGTCACTTCGCGGCCGACGATTGCACGCCCGTGGCACCGAGCTGGTCGAGCAGGAAGGCGTACATCTCCGACAGCTCCTTGTAACGACGGAAGCGCCCGGACTTGCCGCCATGCCCCGCGTCCATGTTGATGCGGAACAGCACGGGG comes from Lysobacter sp. KIS68-7 and encodes:
- a CDS encoding lipoprotein, yielding MTKLRFAFLIAVALPLAGCGNKGPLVLAPRSEAPPPTPGERASEAVAAPSTVTAPADPTGSSQTVQQPSVLPAPSTSAQPPAPSTVAPPPPADDTDGSPGTPR